One window of Leucoraja erinacea ecotype New England chromosome 14, Leri_hhj_1, whole genome shotgun sequence genomic DNA carries:
- the LOC129703557 gene encoding vitamin K-dependent protein C-like has product MVKACCCLTFLMVIFMEVSSYSVFLPEREATEVLKIRKRANKYFEEFKVGNLERECNEENCDFEEVKEIFPTTDEALIFWNQYVDGDQCKDNPCANNGTCQDLVGGYRCHCPEELDGPQCQYELVATNCTDHYGHCAHYCRELPEINRRECSCVNDYILSDNGHSCTPTENYTCGLIKNDGQDPRIVGGSIMKKGSSPWQVLLMDASGYFICGGVLINRFWILTAAHCVDKGNRFRVILGKHNRTVFEDSEDHIVINHVRIHPHFLRSTMDNDIALLKLSQAAIFSNHILPVCLPFQMMAEERLLIPNTKVSVTGWGAMDENDDRIRPSTLLFINVMLVSHDKCKEKLGDQLTGNMICAGDPSFKKDACKGDSGGPMVVATNGTRFLVGLVSWGEGCGRFQRFGVYTKVSNYLDWIENVIEN; this is encoded by the exons ATGGTGAAGGCTTGTTGTTGCTTGACATTTCTCATGGTTATTTTTATGGAGGTATCCAGCTACTCAG TATTTTTACCAGAAAGAGAAGCCACTGAAGTCTTGAAAATTAGGAAACGGGCTAATAAATACTTTGAAGAATTCAAGGTTGGAAATTTAGAAAGAGAGTGTAATGAAGAAAATTGTGACTTTGAGGAGGTAAAAGAGATCTTCCCGACAACAGATGAGGCT TTAATATTTTGGAATCAATATGTTG ATGGTGACCAGTGTAAGGATAATCCATGCGCCAACAATGGAACCTGCCAGGATTTGGTTGGGGGCTATAGATGTCATTGTCCTGAAGAATTAGATGGGCCACAATGTCAATATG AGCTGGTGGCAACAAACTGCACAGATCACTATGGTCACTGTGCACATTACTGTCGGGAACTTCCAGAGATCAATAGGCGAGAATGCTCATGTGTGAATGACTACATACTGAGTGACAACGGGCACTCCTGCACACCTACTG AAAATTATACTTGTGGACTAATCAAAAATGACGGACAAGATCCTCGGATCGTAGGAGGGAGTATTATGAAGAAAGGAAGTAGCCCTTGGCAG GTTCTCCTGATGGATGCAAGTGGGTACTTCATATGTGGAGGAGTTCTCATTAATCGATTTTGGATATTGACAGCTGCTCATTGCGTTGACAAAGGAAATCGATTTAGAGTCATTCTTG GTAAGCATAACAGAACGGTCTTCGAAGATTCGGAGGATCATATCGTCATAAATCACGTGCGCATCCATCCTCACTTCCTTCGTAGCACCATGGATAATGACATTGCTCTCCTTAAATTATCCCAGGCTGCAATCTTCTCTAACCACATCCTACCAGTTTGCTTGCCCTTCCAAATGATGGCAGAGGAAAGACTACTTATTCCAAACACCAAAGTGTCGGTCACAGGTTGGGGAGCTATGGATGAAAATGATGACAGAATCCGCCCTAGTACTCTATTATTCATCAATGTCATGTTGGTTTCCCATGACAAGTGCAAGGAGAAACTAGGAGATCAACTTACAGGCAATATGATCTGTGCAGGAGACCCGAGTTTCAAAAAAGATGCTTGTAAAGGTGATAGCGGAGGGCCGATGGTAGTTGCAACCAATGGAACAAGGTTTCTGGTGGGACTGGTCAGCTGGGGAGAAGGATGTGGCCGTTTCCAACGATTTGGAGTTTACACAAAAGTATCCAATTACCTAGACTGGATAGAAAACGTAATTGAAAACTAA